In one Tachysurus vachellii isolate PV-2020 chromosome 24, HZAU_Pvac_v1, whole genome shotgun sequence genomic region, the following are encoded:
- the LOC132839758 gene encoding basement membrane-specific heparan sulfate proteoglycan core protein-like, which yields MEVIKSTLIFSSLLLTVFAQKPVVSVEPRSVTVKQDEAVSIRCRVTSGSQPVQLEWKRPNNQPLADNVKVGPDGSVLTVASARPGNQGQYRCIATNAHGKGTAMATLTVKQPPNVRVTPASQVKVKVGGVTSLQCHASGKPRPSITWFKQEVGRELVLVSTTTGTSLTAKVTVTAPQDGGTFVCRAQNKDGTSEEKVELKVEGGASVAIEPKASIQQTDMTAVEGQTVTLHCQATGFPTPVITWSKLRAPLPWQHKSVGGTLTLNNVGRQDSGQYICNATNSAGFSEAYVQMEVDTPPYATTIPDRVTARRGDSMRVQCIAHGSHPISFHWTRVGGAAMSLGAKITKEGMLTITQLKVSDSGEYKCVATNYIGSSETVTTVMVRE from the exons ATGGAGGTCATCAAGTCTACACTGATTTTTTCCAGTCTTCTTCTCACAg TATTTGCTCAGAAGCCGGTTGTGTCTGTGGAGCCTCGCAGCGTGACCGTTAAACAGGACGAAGCGGTGAGCATCCGGTGCCGAGTGACCAGCGGATCTCAGCCTGTACAACTGGAGTGGAAACGACCCAACAACCAACCGCTAGCAG ATAACGTTAAAGTCGGCCCTGATGGTTCGGTACTGACTGTCGCTTCAGCTCGCCCCGGTAACCAGGGACAGTATCGCTGCATAGCAACCAACGCACATGGCAAAGGCACTGCCATGGCAACGCTTACCGTAAAGC agcCTCCAAACGTGCGTGTGACCCCTGCCAGCCAAGTAAAGGTAAAAGTGGGTGGAGTCACATCCTTGCAGTGCCATGCATCTgggaagccccgcccctctaTTACCTGGTTTAAACAGGAAGTGGGAAGAGAACTTGTACTGGTTTCCACAACGACAGGCACCAGTTTGACAGctaag GTGACAGTAACAGCACCTCAAGACGGCGGGACATTTGTTTGTCGCGCCCAAAACAAGGACGGCACATCTGAGGAGAAGGTGGAGCTTAAGGTTGAGGGTGGAGCCTCAGTTGCCATAGAGCCCAAGGCTAGCATTCAGCAGACTGACATGACAGCTGTCGAGGGACAAACCGTGACCCTGCACTGCCAAGCAACCG GTTTCCCTACACCTGTCATTACATGGTCTAAGCTGCGTGCTCCGTTGCCATGGCAGCACAAGTCAGTGGGAGGAACTCTGACACTCAATAACGTCGGACGACAAGACTCGG gtcaGTACATTTGTAATGCCACAAACTCAGCAGGTTTCAGTGAAGCGTACGTGCAGATGGAGGTGgaca CTCCTCCTTATGCCACCACCATTCCTGATCGCGTGACTGCTCGCCGTGGCGACTCTATGCGCGTGCAGTGCATCGCCCATGGCTCTCATCCAATCAGCTTCCACTGGACGCGTGTGGGGGGGGCTGCAATGTCCTTAGGGGCAAAAATCACCAAGGAAGGGATGCTGACGATCACTCAGCTCAAAGTGTCTGACAGCGGGGAATACAAATGTGTGGCCACCAATTACATCGGCAGCAGTGAAACGGTCACCACCGTCATGGTCAGAG agtaa